The stretch of DNA GCGTCGGCCGGCGCTGGCGTCACGGCGCGGACACGCGGGAGCGCGCGCGCCGGCGGCCCCACAGCAGCAGCGCCAGCACGGCCCCGACGCCCGCTCCCGAGACCGCCCCCGTCGCCAGGGACGTCCGGGCCCACACCACCGGCGCCAGCGCGCCCGTCACCGTGAGCGCCAGCGCCCAGACCAGCAGCAGCCGTCCGTGCCACGGATGCCGCGACGCCCAGGCCACCAGCACCAGCACCGCCACGACGCCGTACCCGATCTCCGTGGCCGTCGCCGCCCACTGGCCGGCCGTGTGCGCTTCGCGCAGCAACGGCAGTCCACCCGTGAGGCCGAGGTAGGCCGTGACGAGCAGCAGCAGCACCAGCAGGGCGTCGAGCAGGGCGGACACGAGTCTCATCGGGGCTCCAGTGCCCACGCGGGTTCCGGATCCGCGTCAGGGGTTCCGCGCGTGGTTCGGAGGGAAGCTAAGACGTGTCGCCGTTCAGTGCGCCTGGCGCGCGTACGTGCCCATGAGGGTCGTCTCCGTCAGGACGTGGCCGTGCATCGCGCGGTCCACCTCCTGCCGGGAGGCGCCGGCCGCGAGCGAAAGGGCCGCGTTCAGCGCGTACAACCGGAAGTAGTAGTGGTGAGCGCGGCCAGGCGGCGGGCACGGTCCGCCATACCCGACCCGGTGGAAGTCGTTCCGCCCCTGGAGCGCGCCACCCAGCGCCGGCAGCCGCTCGTTCCCGGGGACGCCCTCCGGCAGCGCCGCGAGCGTGCCGGGGAGATTGAACAGCACCCAGTGCACCCAGGTGCCGGCCGGAGCGTCGGGATCGTCCACGATCAGCGCGAACGCGACCGTGCCCGCCGGCGCGCCGCTCCACGCCAGCGCCGGCGACAGGTTCGCGCCGTCGCAGCCGTGCCGGGCGGGGATGGCGCCGCCTCCCGTGAAGGCGCCGCTCGTCAGCACCAGCGCCATGATCACCTCCGCGATCGTCGTCACGTCAGGGCCTCAGCCGCCAGCGGCCGCCCGCAGGGACTGCCCTGCCGAGCGGCCGCGGTCGGCCTCAGGAGCCTGCAGGATGCGCGCTCCCTCAGGCGGCGGACTTGTCCCAGAACCAGATCAGCAGGCCCGCGGCGATCGCGACGATCGCCATGATGGTGCTGAGCCCCGAGAACGTGAAGTTGGTCAGGACCAGCAGCCCGTGCACGATGAGCCAGATGGCCAGCAGGACCATGCCGATGTTCTTGTTCATCTTCATGGCGAGGCTCTCCTTCTCGACAAGGGTTCACGCAAGCCGGCCGGACCGGGCGTGGTCACGCGGCCATCCAGCCTGACGCGCCCCACCGGGTGCGCCCTCCGCCCGCCGCCGGGGTCAGATATGCACCGCGGCCGGGGCGCCCGCCAGAGCGCACCCGCCCCCGCCGCAGGGGACCCGCATTCACCGCACCCGCGGCGCCGCCCGCGGCCGCGCTTACTTCGGAGCGCCGGGCAACGGCAGGCCCACGCTCGCCACGATCCGCAGCGCCTCGTCGCGCGTGAATCCGTGGTGCTGCAGCGCATCCAGGTAGTTCCGGTCGAACGTGGCGAGCTGCTCCGCGGTCTCCGGGCGCGCCAGGACGGCCAGGGTTCCCTGCAGCATCGCGGCCATCATCCGGGAGAACAGCGGCACGACGGTCTGGAGCTCCGCCGGCATCGCGGCCAGCGCGGAGTCGTTGCGGGGCGGCGCCGGCGGCGGGTTCTGGGCCGTGGCGGCTCCCGCCGCCAGGGCTGCGAGGCACAGGACCGTCAGCGAAACTCGAAGGATGGAGCAGCGCATGAGTTACCTCCTCGACGCGGGTCAGGTCGTGACGCGGGCCGGCCCGAGTTCCGTCGCACTCGGCGCCGCCTACCGGGCGTGCTCCGCGGCCGTGGAGTCCACGCGCCGCCGGCCGCTCCCGTCCCGGACGTAGTAGCCGTAGCAGCGCACCAGCGGGAGCTCGGGACCATCCTCCCGGATGCACACCACCGATTCCGCCTGCCTGCCCCACCAGGTGCGCTCGCCGCGGTACACCAGGCGCAGCGAATCCGCGTCGCCGGCGCAGAAACCGTACGGGCGGAAGGCCGCGTCGAACGGCAGCAGCACCACGAACCCGTGCCGGCGCTCGGTGGCCGGGAGCCGGAACGCACCGGCCGAGTCGGTGGTCGCCTCGACCGCGGGCCGCTCGCAGGACGAGCCGCCGTACCCGGTTGCGACGCCCACCCGGACGCCGGCCACCGGCTCGCCCGTCTCGTCGCGCACGACGCCGACCACCGCCGGCGAGAGCGGCTCTCGCCAGTGAATCGGGAGGCAGCCGGCGAGCACGAGGGCGAGCGCGACGGCAGGGCCCAGCCGCGCGACGGCCGGCGGCACGCGGTCCAGCATTCTAGTCCCCGTGCTTCACCGCCAGCAGGCGGAACGCCCAGACGCTCAACGCCCCGCTCGCCAGGATGATGAGGGCGACGCCGACGACGAACCCCGGGTCCGACTCCGGCTTCCGCAGGCCGGCCACCAGCTCCACGACATGCCACGCGGCCAACAGCCCGAACAGGACGCCAGTGCACGCCAGGTACGCTTTCACGCCCGTGCTCACGTCGCCACCTCCCACTGGTATCTAACGCGCCGCCCGCCCGGTCGCCCGCCGGGCGGGCCGCCG from Gemmatimonadales bacterium encodes:
- a CDS encoding YbhB/YbcL family Raf kinase inhibitor-like protein, which translates into the protein MTTIAEVIMALVLTSGAFTGGGAIPARHGCDGANLSPALAWSGAPAGTVAFALIVDDPDAPAGTWVHWVLFNLPGTLAALPEGVPGNERLPALGGALQGRNDFHRVGYGGPCPPPGRAHHYYFRLYALNAALSLAAGASRQEVDRAMHGHVLTETTLMGTYARQAH
- a CDS encoding carboxypeptidase-like regulatory domain-containing protein, producing the protein MLDRVPPAVARLGPAVALALVLAGCLPIHWREPLSPAVVGVVRDETGEPVAGVRVGVATGYGGSSCERPAVEATTDSAGAFRLPATERRHGFVVLLPFDAAFRPYGFCAGDADSLRLVYRGERTWWGRQAESVVCIREDGPELPLVRCYGYYVRDGSGRRRVDSTAAEHAR